The following are encoded together in the Cynocephalus volans isolate mCynVol1 chromosome 4, mCynVol1.pri, whole genome shotgun sequence genome:
- the RASSF7 gene encoding ras association domain-containing protein 7 isoform X1: protein MTVMLSGLAAMELKVWVDGIQRVVCGVSEQTTCQEVVIALAQAIGQTGRFVLVQRLREKERQLLPQECPVGAQATCGQFASDVQFVLRRTGPSLAGRPSSDSCLPPERCSVRASLPPKPRVATGREPRKTQTFTLRCPGLAPSPSPPEPTAPVAPTPGCCTDLQGLELRVQRNAEELGHEAFWEQELRREQAREREGQARLQALSAATAEHAARLQALDAQAHALEAELRLAAEAPGLPSPTASAAERLRQDLAVQERQSAEVQGSLALVSRALEAAEHALQAQAQELEELNRELRQCNLQQFIQQTGAALPPPPRPDRAPLITQDLPAAREDPLPVPPRSPGLVPSLSPEVGPMRQNSWR from the exons GACAGTGATGCTCTCGGGGCTGGCGGCCATGGAGCTGAAGGTCTGGGTGGATGGCATCCAGCGTGTGGTCTGTGGGGTCTCGGAGCAGACCACCTGCCAGGAAGTGGTCATTGCACTAGCCCAAGCAATAG gCCAGACTGGCCGCTTTGTGCTCGTGCAGCGTCTTAGGGAGAAGGAACGGCAGCTGCTGCCACAGGAGTGTCCAGTGGGCGCCCAGGCCACCTGCGGACAATTTGCCAGCGATGTCCAGTTTGTCCTGAGGCGGACAGGGCCCAGCCTGGCTGGGAGGCCCTCCTCGGACAGCTGCCTACCTCCAGAGCGCTGTTCAGTCCGTGCCAGCCTCCCCCCAAAACCACGGGTAGCGACAGGCCGTGAGCCCCGCAAAACACAGACCTTCACCCTGAGGTGCCCCGGGCTggcccccagcccctcacccccTGAGCCTACAGCCCCTGTAGCACCCACACCAGGCTGCTGCACAGACCTGCAGGGCCTGGAGCTCAGGGTGCAGAGGAATGCTGAGGAGCTGGGCCACGAGGCCTTCTGGGAGCAGGAGCTGCGGCGTGAGCAAGCTCGGGAGCGAGAGGGGCAGGCACGCCTGCAGGCACTAAGTGCGGCCACTGCTGAGCATGCAGCCCGGCTGCAGGCCCTGGATGCCCAGGCCCATGCCTTGGAGGCTGAGCTGCGGCTGGCTGCAGAGGCTCCTGGTCTCCCCTCACCAACAGCATCTGCTGCTGAGCGCCTGCGCCAGGACCTGGCTGTCCAGGAGCGGCAGAGTGCAGAGGTGCAGggcagcctggccctggtgagccgGGCTCTGGAGGCTGCCGAGCATGCCCTGCAG GCCCAGGCTCAGGAGCTCGAGGAGCTGAACCGGGAGCTGCGTCAGTGCAATCTGCAGCAGTTCATCCAGCAGACGGGGGCTGCACTACCGCCACCCCCACGGCCAGACAGGGCCCCCCTTATCACACAG GACCTTCCTGCAGCCAGAGAGGATCCCCTCCCAGTACCCCCCCGAAGTCCTGGTCTCGTGCCCAGCCTGAGCCCTGAAGTTGGTCCCATGAGGCAGAACTCCTGGAGGTAG
- the RASSF7 gene encoding ras association domain-containing protein 7 isoform X2, producing MLSGLAAMELKVWVDGIQRVVCGVSEQTTCQEVVIALAQAIGQTGRFVLVQRLREKERQLLPQECPVGAQATCGQFASDVQFVLRRTGPSLAGRPSSDSCLPPERCSVRASLPPKPRVATGREPRKTQTFTLRCPGLAPSPSPPEPTAPVAPTPGCCTDLQGLELRVQRNAEELGHEAFWEQELRREQAREREGQARLQALSAATAEHAARLQALDAQAHALEAELRLAAEAPGLPSPTASAAERLRQDLAVQERQSAEVQGSLALVSRALEAAEHALQAQAQELEELNRELRQCNLQQFIQQTGAALPPPPRPDRAPLITQDLPAAREDPLPVPPRSPGLVPSLSPEVGPMRQNSWR from the exons ATGCTCTCGGGGCTGGCGGCCATGGAGCTGAAGGTCTGGGTGGATGGCATCCAGCGTGTGGTCTGTGGGGTCTCGGAGCAGACCACCTGCCAGGAAGTGGTCATTGCACTAGCCCAAGCAATAG gCCAGACTGGCCGCTTTGTGCTCGTGCAGCGTCTTAGGGAGAAGGAACGGCAGCTGCTGCCACAGGAGTGTCCAGTGGGCGCCCAGGCCACCTGCGGACAATTTGCCAGCGATGTCCAGTTTGTCCTGAGGCGGACAGGGCCCAGCCTGGCTGGGAGGCCCTCCTCGGACAGCTGCCTACCTCCAGAGCGCTGTTCAGTCCGTGCCAGCCTCCCCCCAAAACCACGGGTAGCGACAGGCCGTGAGCCCCGCAAAACACAGACCTTCACCCTGAGGTGCCCCGGGCTggcccccagcccctcacccccTGAGCCTACAGCCCCTGTAGCACCCACACCAGGCTGCTGCACAGACCTGCAGGGCCTGGAGCTCAGGGTGCAGAGGAATGCTGAGGAGCTGGGCCACGAGGCCTTCTGGGAGCAGGAGCTGCGGCGTGAGCAAGCTCGGGAGCGAGAGGGGCAGGCACGCCTGCAGGCACTAAGTGCGGCCACTGCTGAGCATGCAGCCCGGCTGCAGGCCCTGGATGCCCAGGCCCATGCCTTGGAGGCTGAGCTGCGGCTGGCTGCAGAGGCTCCTGGTCTCCCCTCACCAACAGCATCTGCTGCTGAGCGCCTGCGCCAGGACCTGGCTGTCCAGGAGCGGCAGAGTGCAGAGGTGCAGggcagcctggccctggtgagccgGGCTCTGGAGGCTGCCGAGCATGCCCTGCAG GCCCAGGCTCAGGAGCTCGAGGAGCTGAACCGGGAGCTGCGTCAGTGCAATCTGCAGCAGTTCATCCAGCAGACGGGGGCTGCACTACCGCCACCCCCACGGCCAGACAGGGCCCCCCTTATCACACAG GACCTTCCTGCAGCCAGAGAGGATCCCCTCCCAGTACCCCCCCGAAGTCCTGGTCTCGTGCCCAGCCTGAGCCCTGAAGTTGGTCCCATGAGGCAGAACTCCTGGAGGTAG